AGGTTGAACGATTTTCCTTCCATCCCAGTTTATCCAAATACTTCTGACCTTTATGAAATCGTTCTACAGCAAGCAGTGACAAACCATAAAGATACGTACCGTCTATATAACCTCCATCCGATGATTGGCGTAAATGATATAGGCCTGCCTGCTCGTCTTCCTTTACGAACAATTGAAGAATGCCCTCAATATAGTGTGCCTCAGGGTTCCCACTCTCCAAGCATAGTTCCTTGAACTCTAAGTGTTTAGACAGCATTTCGGTTGGTTGGGCAGCAAAATATGACAAGGAAATGTTTCTGAAGTAGTTGGTGCGATCTGAGTTGGAGTGATCGTCATTTGAGGACGCAGAATCACCGATGGATATGATGTCATAATTGTTTACCGATGCATCTTCTCCCATCTTCAAAGTAGTGTCTTTCTTCTCGggaagtatatttttttaattaaggtaTTGTTTAGAAACAATTGATAATGAGAATGTTGTGAAAGTAATGTAGGAAGTTGTAGGATAGTTAtaaagaataattttatttcttacatGATGTGATTGAACGTGCCAAGAATGCTGTTTACGTGGAAGGAAAAAAATGGTTACCAAGTTGTTATTACCAAGGATGCTAGAAGTACGTGCTAAAAAAGGAGAAGGGACGCCACATGCAGAAGGGTCTACACCTTCTAGGCTAAAAGGCTGTGGTAATTGTATTGTCATTTAATAACAAGATATTGTCGTTGATTTTCTTGGCATGCACCAATAGTTAGCATCAAAATAAGTTATGTTAGTAATAAAAAATGTAGAAAGTAAAACATCAATTAGACCAATAATAGTaaccataatatatttatgtagtTCTATAAATttgcttatttaaattaagCTGTCAATTTAGGAAATGCAGTAATGGTTGTGATAGAAATAAATTTAGGAAGGCATATATTTTATGCCATTAACTATAATAAATGTTTCAAAATTACTTCACCATTACTCCTCGCCAGTCTCATATgtataagaatattttgttgctcAAGGAAAATATTTACTTgacttatttatttcatatatgcTCTTATAAGTATGAAATTAGTTTATATGCTCGACCCTTGTGTAGATCATATTGAGCACAAAGAGGTTATAATATCCACTATATTTATTCTCTGTTATTAAGTTTTATAAACTC
This genomic stretch from Raphanus sativus cultivar WK10039 chromosome 3, ASM80110v3, whole genome shotgun sequence harbors:
- the LOC130509957 gene encoding F-box protein At2g35280-like, which codes for MGEDASVNNYDIISIGDSASSNDDHSNSDRTNYFRNISLSYFAAQPTEMLSKHLEFKELCLESGNPEAHYIEGILQLFVKEDEQAGLYHLRQSSDGGYIDGTYLYGLSLLAVERFHKGQKYLDKLGWKENRSTSDQCWERVKKSLTDIPYFMNQGYYIARANLETLCGCRSRKRRGRVCNHGYYYERLNQFVEFAMSKNN